A window of Salvia splendens isolate huo1 chromosome 8, SspV2, whole genome shotgun sequence genomic DNA:
CAGCTCACCGAAATTCCAAACTATCATTGATCATTCCAATCACAATTATCATTAACTAGTTAATTACataaatcaaaaaaatcaaatcaaatcaaatgcaaactaAAAGGCAGTGTAGAAAAGAGGAAATGCAAGCAATCACCAAACATAATAAAAGAGCTcgtaaattaaaaataaacttGCAGCTTGAGAGAGAATTAATTACGCGGGATCCGAGTTGCATATATCGCAGATCTCGATATTCCTCGCCCAATCTGGACCTATCAGCATGTCGCTTGTAGCTCTCTGGACCATTGCATTcaccattttctctctctctcgccgGATAAAATCCAGTGATCGCAACCAGAGCCGCCGCAACGCCTCCGGCGGAACCAGTCAGGAAATTCCGGCGAGATTAGCTAAATTATTTCTTTTGTCGGGAGGAAAATaagtagaagtttttttttatttgtaatactAATAGTGGAGCTTTTATTGTTTTCGCAGCGCTATAATTATTTTCTGCAAATGATTATTAATCGTAGTATGTTAATTTATTTACAGTATTTACTATTGAATGCAGCATTTCATGGTAATTAGAGATTACATTTCAATGCACAAAAAGCATTCAAGTTTAAAGGTGTCAAACGACGGGATATTATacttaaattatatttatttgcacctaataaatatttataatatttataattcactaaatttaattatactgtACAacatactaaaatttaaaattttagtgtACATGtatctttaatattttatactccataaaattATACTAATGTAGTACTAATATTCTATGCATATTATAGTaagtatttattttcattatcatttattatattttattataatacacattgaattatatctataatttattatattttactaaCATTATATCTGTTTATAATCGGTTCGATCAGTTTTATAGTTAACTAATAGGTTTGTCAATTTACTTACCATGTACAATGTCTAATCATTCTATCTTCTTAGCTAAAAGCATATTATCCAGAAATAATATATCTATAAaaagtataaataaatataaatcaaAGACAAGAAACAAAACAGATTCCAATCCGATAGAGGTTACTAGATAAATCTACATGGTTCATCGAGTCGAGTAGGGTGTGCTGATTATTTCATCAAATTGCATAAATGTGATTACAATCTCACTCAGCCGCTTAAATACTCATCGCACATAAAAAAATGCTCTTTCTTGTTACGAGTTTGTCATAGTCCTGTTGTCACCTCAACTTCCAAATTACAAAGAAAATTTAAACCAAAtactacataaataaataaacataaaatattatgatttacatcaaattacattttaaaaatgTTGAAAATAACGTAATAAGTATATATTTTGGATTATTTATATTATCacttttaaaatatcataatacaacattttcattttcttcgataaaattagtatagtttaattaatactagtataacATAATATGTGTACATATacataatagtactatatttgtCGCATTTATTAAAAGGGGAATCGTATTTGTTTACATTAAACTTTTGgccatttaaaaataaatgtacTTAAATAATATacgtatttattttatttttttgtagtacGATCATACAAAATTAATTGACCTAAGATTTGGGGAAGTAAGCTTTTTTCCTAACTGAAAGATTACCCACCTTCTTCAACAAAATCGTTTGGTGAATAAAACAGCTGATTGAATTAACGGGAGAAGCATGCTTAGATTGTGGAAATGGTACCAGAATTGTTTAGCGATTCATCCAGTTAAAACCCAGGTGATCAGCTCCGGCTTCATTTGGGGGTTGGGCGATATTGCAGCTCAAGCAGTCACTCACTCCAACGCCATGCCGCAAAAGCATGTGCGTCGTCATTCTTATTGTTATTTCGTCGTTTATgcgtttttgttttgttttgatgatttTAATTGCGCGTTTTTGTTTGAATTTCGCCTGCATTTTGAGGATTTGATTGAATACGATGGTAATGGGTgtattgtgatttttaatttgGGCATTTAATGCTTGTAGGTATTGCTTGCAGTGAGAATAACATGCTAATCATTTTGGTTTGAAATCGGATTGTTTTGATTATAAATTGTTAGtagtattttcaatttttatgtgCATGTGGATTTGTGTGATGGATTGGTTCAATTCTAGTGAAGAGAATTTCGATAGTGTCTGTTGATGTAGGTTGTTCGGCTACTTGGTACCGATTTTGCACACGAATGCTATTGTTTGGCAGCATATTTGTGATAATGAAACAATGGGGTATCTCTGTTTGGAGGTTTTTTCCCTCATCACCTGGTATTTGTCGATCATGCTCTTTATGTTATTGTCGACGTGTAATCTAACGGATGGTGGGAGCGCACTGCTGCTAAAGCTTGAATTCATGCATTGTGAAATGCATTTGCTAGTAAGAATGAATTCGTCTTCTTATGGATATGAATGGATATGAATGAATTCGTCTTCTTATGTATCTCATGACAATTGATGATTCAGTATTTATGATGCTAGCAAGAATCTGTACTGTGATGGAACACCCCTCTATCTCTTAACAATGTGGACAATCATGTTACGTGTTAGTGCCTCTTCATAAATGGGCTCTTTCTTCCTATTGCTTCTAAAATACGATGGGTGCAGCAGTCTTGCAAATTCGGGTTGTTGTTTAATGTTTGATAATCCTTGCTCACTTCTCCAGGAAGAACATAAAGAGTTAAAGATCAATTGGAGACGAGTAGCAACCACGACTATGTTTGGTCTTGGATTTGTTGGTCCCGTTGGCCACTATTGGTACCTATTTCTGTTCTAGGAAAATTGTGACGTATATTTTACAACTATTGCCATACAACTGTTGCCATATTTGTTTCTATTGCATACGAGTTCCAACTAGAGAGATGCATACTATTTTCCATATGACCAATGAAATGGACAGGCAGTGAATACTAATTTTTATTGGCTACTGAACTAGTATCATTAACCCGTGGCTGAAGCAGTTTTCATTTATCTGCGGTGCAGGTATGAAGGGCTGGACCGCATCATTAGGGTGCGGCTAAAGCTACAGCCGAATTCCTTCCGCTTTGTAGCTTCAAAAGTAGCAGCTGATGGTATAATCTTTGGGCCCTTGGATCTGCTCGTGTTCTTCACTTACATGGGCTTTTCCTCCGGTAAAAGTACTGCTCAGGTTAAAGAAGATGTCAAGAGAGACTTTCTCCCAGCCTTGGTTTTAGAGGGAGCCATATGGCCAGCTGTACAGGTTGTCAACTTCCGCTTTGTCCCTGTTCGCAACCAACTTCTTTACGTCAACCTGTTCTGTTTGCTGGATAGCTGCTTCCTTTCATGGATTGAGCAACAAGAAGATGCCCCTTGGAAGCGATGGTTGAAATCTAGGCTCTCTTTCAAAGAAGGTCAAGGCGGCTGATTTCTTTCGTCCTGTATACAGCTTCTCCTCGAGCTTTCTGGTATGCACCATTTTTGTTGATGGAAATTGAGCATTAACACCTTTTAATGGCTGCTCGTGTATTTGAAGTGGgcattcataaaaaaaaattgtcccCTCCAACATGAAGACGATGACGAAGAGTTTAGTTCCCTGTCTATTCttgttatttcatttttcttttaaatttttttcgtttttcctgataataaattgttaaaCATGGTAAAGAAAGATTTGGTATTGAGATGAATTcatgttttttttcctttcaatTTCCTGCTACATTATTTCCAAAAAAAGGGATTTACttcaattcaatttcatttcaatCTCCTAAGTTggtagaaaaataaaaactaactcAGTCCAATAGCAAATTAGTTTTGTACACAAATCAAATTTTACAAGACAGAAATGAAACTTAAACGGTCGATTTAAAGCCTAAGCAGAACCAAATCGGAGAATGCCTGTGATGTTGCCTGACCATCGATTTTGATCATTAGTTGCACTTTACACGACGATGAGTTGATGACAGTCCACGAGATAAGCAGACGAACCCTCTGCCTTCTGATGCTAACGAAATACAACGAAAGGGCGCCGTCTAAGATCCTCAAGTAGTAAACACTGCAATTGGATATTCTGAAGGAATGTAAAAGAGAAGATGTTCATGAAATGCTCGTTTCAAATCCGTGATGAGTATTACTTGTGCCGGGGCAGTCAGTAATAAATTTGTATGCAATTAAtcgtaaaaaaatcaaaattttcaagTAGTACCTCCACCAATAACTCAACGAGTTTTATAAATACAATTTGCACTAATTTATTGTCATTTTTGGTAATTAATTTAGGTAGACTAGCAGAATTAATAATAACTAAATGTATAAAAGTAATCTAACATAAGTAAATTGCAAGCCctataataaaaaagaaaataaatttataaactaaaatgaGATTGAGACTTCATCCTTCCTACCTAAATATCTGAAAGAAAACTTAGTAACAATCATCATAGCTGAACAACCAATTAATAATATCTACATAAGTAAATTTACAAGTCATGTGATAAGAATAAAAATGTTAACTAAAATGATATTACATTCTTCATACCAAAATTCTTTTAAGGGAAAGAAACTTAGAGAGAGAAGAATGGAATTGATATAGTAACAATCAGTACCCATTTTACCAAATACACCAATTTCTCTAATAGATCGCCTCTTTTTAGAATAGTATTGAAAGAGCTTCTCATCAAACAGCAGCAACATGTCACCATTTCTGTAAATATTGATAGGCTGAAGACGTGTGAGTTCATCTTGACCAAAGATCATATCATCCACCAAGACCCTTATGTATTCTCCTTGCCGGACGATGCAATGTACCTTGCACCAGCATTTCTCAACTTGTTCGTATTCTTTCAACAACCAGAGTATATTATCAACGAAATGTGGGACATCATCACTGAAACACAAACAGCCCACCAAAGTATACAACATTCCGCAAAAACTTCTAACAGGTGCAGAGAAGGTGCTAAAACTTTCTGTCTCAAGATCAAAACAGCAAATGTAAGGAAACCAATTATCGTTTGTAACTGGCCAATGTAGATTGCCGTTAACTAATACACCAGCTGAATTGAAGCTGCGACGAAACGAGGGGGCAGCGGCTTTAATGCGCCTCCATGAAGATCCAGTTCCAAGAGTGTATATATGACATCCGCTGTACCTAGGATTAAGATAGACAATCTTATGTTGTCCGCTTATTTTGCTCAATCCAAATCCATAACAATCTCCCAACCGAAGTGGGTGAGTAAGACACCAATGAAGCTCAACAAATTCACGGGTGATCGGATTACATATATACAGATGATCAATAAAAGGATTTTTAAGAAGAAGCAATCCGTTGGCTGAACCCTCTATTCTTGAGGCTTGGGGGAAATCAAACTTGGTGATTGGATCATGTTTATGCTTGTGCTTGTCTTCCAATTCGAAAACATTGAACCAATTTGAATCTGTAGCCGGCCGGCATCGAGACAACTAGGGCGGGAGTGGATATAGAAAGATGTGACTTGAGAAATGCGTCACTCTCAATCAAATTGAGCCATGGTTTGCAAGTTGCAATGTTTTCAAGAGGAGAGAATCTCAATAGAATATTGTCTGATGGAAGGTATATGAACAAACCTTGCCTCATTTTTGGATGGATTTAATTTTTAAGAGATCACTTTCTAACTTTTGACCTGCAGAATCAcatgaaaaaatataatattctactatataaacATACAAATACTAACAAAATCTTGTATTACTATTAACTTCAACCAAATCCTCCGACTAGATAGATAAGGATGTCATAGATATTTACAcaccaaaaaaatcaaatttcgaCTCTTCTATTGAGCAGATGTCGCATACTAGAGCATATTTATGAGATTTAAGAAGTAAGCTAGGGATTCCTGTCAGGATTAGGAGAGAGTacccaatttattttattatagaatTATTATCACAAAGCATAACCTCAAAAAAATAGAACCCCTAAGACCCAAATACAACGTCTAAAGATATTGGGATTATATCATTAAAAACCATAGATCCCAAATACTTCAcaatataacaaaaataaaaatctaattCAAATAACAAACCATTCAAAATCAGAAATAAGATATTCAAGTGTATAATTATACATACTCATTTTCGTAAGAACTCGATCCAAAcgtataaaaataaatgtacGTAGACAAGGTAATAGACGGAGGAGATTACCTTCAATCAAAAGAGAAAAGTTGGATTTGGGTGAGACGGAGAGAAGAGAGCGGCGGACGAAATAGAAAAGTATCGATAATGATTATATTTATGTCGGAGGAGAAAATCTTAACTTAAAACATTTACAGATTtcctattttttaaattttattttctcacgTACAAATGCCAATCGGTAAGTCCATCCAATTCGGACCAATCCTATTTTAATTGTGGGTTTATCACACTTACAATCCTAATCttaaatatttagatttttgGTTAGTGCAGCCCAATGAGTCAGCCCCAATCAACTAGCTCGATTTCTAATCGATTTGTAATTTTTCAGTTCTAACCTTCTAACTTTGACAGATTAGCCCGATTTCTAATATTTTTAGGGTTCGCAGCCAATATACCAAAGCGGATATCCTTTATTAAGGAATACTCGTCTTACATGTCTTACCTCAGGGCCTATACCGGAGGCCGAGCTTTACTCTGACGAGCCCACCTCCTTATTCATTTTGCGACCCGGCGTGCCCAAGTGatccccccgtggctctgataccactgtagggatcagatcacttatgattcactaattaccgggacctcttttTGTTTTTGATCACCactgagatggctaatctcagCAAGAACAAGCCAGTTACAAGTCAAGTATTACACCGAACCAAACTAAGTACAAGTACAAGAGTTGCAGAAAACCATAATCTATTGCCGAATCTAACACCGACCGCAGTAGCACCGGATTACACCTCTGGAAATACCT
This region includes:
- the LOC121745591 gene encoding protein SYM1-like isoform X1 — encoded protein: MGYLCLEVFSLITWYLSIMLFMLLSTCNLTDGGSALLLKLEFMHCEMHLLEEHKELKINWRRVATTTMFGLGFVGPVGHYWYEGLDRIIRVRLKLQPNSFRFVASKVAADGIIFGPLDLLVFFTYMGFSSGKSTAQVKEDVKRDFLPALVLEGAIWPAVQVVNFRFVPVRNQLLYVNLFCLLDSCFLSWIEQQEDAPWKRWLKSRLSFKEGQGG
- the LOC121745591 gene encoding protein Mpv17-like isoform X2 gives rise to the protein MLRLWKWYQNCLAIHPVKTQVISSGFIWGLGDIAAQAVTHSNAMPQKHEEHKELKINWRRVATTTMFGLGFVGPVGHYWYEGLDRIIRVRLKLQPNSFRFVASKVAADGIIFGPLDLLVFFTYMGFSSGKSTAQVKEDVKRDFLPALVLEGAIWPAVQVVNFRFVPVRNQLLYVNLFCLLDSCFLSWIEQQEDAPWKRWLKSRLSFKEGQGG
- the LOC121745591 gene encoding PXMP2/4 family protein 2-like isoform X3, which encodes MWTIMLREEHKELKINWRRVATTTMFGLGFVGPVGHYWYEGLDRIIRVRLKLQPNSFRFVASKVAADGIIFGPLDLLVFFTYMGFSSGKSTAQVKEDVKRDFLPALVLEGAIWPAVQVVNFRFVPVRNQLLYVNLFCLLDSCFLSWIEQQEDAPWKRWLKSRLSFKEGQGG